Part of the Octopus sinensis unplaced genomic scaffold, ASM634580v1 Contig13674, whole genome shotgun sequence genome, GTTTCTGTCGCCTTGAATACGACGCCGTAGGATCCTTCTCCCAGTTTTTCTACCATTCTATAACCAAAGGGGCATGGAAATTGTTCCATCAGCTATAGACAGTCAGCCACCACCAGGACTAGTTTACTATTGCCAGTCAAACCTAGAATTTAATTTACTAAATATTTATCCCTAAAAAGTATAATTAATTCAACAATTTCTGATTACTACACAAACTGGAGACTTGccttcttttgaatgttttgtgtCCTCTTTGTTATTTGAGTAATTTTTTCTATGCTAAGTGAAATtataaattgattttgaaaagaGTAAGGATAATTAGTAAAATATGTTAATGTAATTCAATATGAAATTCATTATAAATCCATAAAATTGATTTCGCTTCTAATTCCGCTCGATTCCGTTACCAGTTTGACCAactcaaaataagaataaatgaagGCCCGGCTAATCTCCAAGGAATACTTTCCACAAATGTTGAGATCCCTCATATTTGCCATCAGCAGACATCGGGCCATTCTGATCTGCTCCTgttgctttctctcattttccaATCGCTCGTTTTCTTCTCTCTCAATCCTCGACAACTCTTCGGCTGCCAGTCTAAGACTGAATCAATGAAGGAgacctctcttcctcctcctgttTTCGGCGTCTTATTTCCTCCTGTTCCTTCTCGAACATGTACCGCAAGTACTCAGATTTCTCCATGCTCTCCAACATTAGCCTTTCTTTTTCTAGTCTGACATTTTCCTCAATGATTCGAATTCTTTCAAGTTCTAAAACTTTTCAAATCAAGTTCTAGAACCCATTTTTCGCCgttcttcttcctcttgttgCTCCCTAATCCTATTCATGCGCTCGTTATAggcattcctctctctctcgagGAGTTCCTTCGCCTTCCTCTTCTGTCTCTCACTGGCCAATTCGAGTTCACGCTGCCTTCTCTCTTCTCGCTCTTTTTCCTCTCGTTCCCTCCTATAGAGAGATATCCCACAAAGGAGTACGCAATTTCCTCTTCTTTGAGGCGAAGTTGCTCGTTCAGTTCGCTTTGAAGcactttttccatttcattttcgaGTTGCTGCTTTTTTAGCATCTCCAAACGTTGTTCCTGTTTGGCAATGGATTGGTCTTGCCTCTTTTTCAAAGCCAATTCTCTTTTTTTGGCGTTGATCTCCTTGTTAATCGACTGTCTCCTGAACTCCTGTGGAATTTGCGTTTTGGAAAATACCTCTTCCTTTAAAATTTCTAGTTCTGATTTTTGGCGAAGTTTGTTGTAGAAAAGTTTAGTTTCTGGCTGAATGTAAGTCGATTCGACTTGGTACTCGTTGTCGGAAGTTTCCTCACTCTAAAGGTGCTAAAAACCATCCTGACCTCAATTCGAATGATGGACATTTCAGTTTCGTCCCTGACAAACGATTTGACTGTCAAGACACTTTCTGTTGTGGGCTGCACAATCTCGGATTTCTGTTCAGTACAAATCGATTGTTCGCGCGATTTAGATTTACTGGTCGCGGATTGGGTCTTGGCTATTTGTGGTGGTCCCGATTCCTGAGAACTGTATTTcgtactgtttttgtttttttcggatAATTTATTTGTAGAAACTGACTTGCTTTCAGTCAACTCCTCCTTTTCGCTGTGCTTCTCTGAACCGGGCTTTTCCCCCTCGACCATGCTTTCTCTCCCTAAGTGAATTCGGCCTCGAATACAAAGGGGTGGTTAGATGCAGTTTAGGATAATTTTAACCTTTGGTTTTGACGACTTTTATGGCCTTCTTTACGATTTCCTTCgccatttttttacttttttgaatttttcttgaacCATCTTCTCTGCTTTCGACTTGTTCTTTCCGAACCGACTTGGGTTGAGCTGGTTTCTCTACAACACTTTTTACGCTCGATTTATCTTTCCCGCCTTCCTTGgcttttttctctgtcaagttTAGATTGAATGTTCAATACTTGCGGGTGTGGAAAATATACTTTTAGGACTTTCTAACGAGTTAATGCTCTTTTGGTCCTTGCAAGGCTCCAAAACGTTGGTTTCTCCCTCCGAGATGACTGTGTGGGTGTCTTTAAGATGATCTATATGGGACGGGTCTTTAGAACTCTCTTTAGGTTCTTGGGGAGTTGTTGTCGATTGATGTGTAGATATAACCAGGGGACTGGGGGACTGTTCACTGCTTTCCAGTCTGATTATTTTGGTTGATTTTGAGTGTTCGGAGGGGGCAAGAGGCTCGCTTGTCTGATTTACACTTTCCTTTATAGAAGATTGGTCTTTTACGGGCTCAGTTGCGGATTCCATCAAAGTTTTTAAACTTTCGGATGACGACTTGGGTATAGATTTTGCATTTTCTAAAACTGTGCGATTACTCGATGTGTGGGAGTCCGGAATAATTTTATCACTCGTTTTCTGTGAAATTAGGACGACAGACTCAAACAGTCGAGTCAGTCTTTTTTGAAATGATTTCACAAAATTCTTCCAAATCTCGAGTCAATGTTTTTGCTTCGGACGATCCTATCATTTCAGAACTCTACAGAATAGCTGTTAATTTACTTACAATTGATTTAACTGTTTCTATCATGTCTTGAACCAATGTTTTTGCTTCTGACGACTCCATAAGTTCGGGACTCTACAGAATAGCTGTTAATTTACTTACAATTGATTTAACTGTTTCTATCATGTCTTGAACCAATGTTTTTGCTTCTGACGACTCCACAAGTTCGGGACTCTACAAAATGGCCGTTAGTTTACTTACTATTGATTTGACTGTTTTTATCATGTCTTGTATTTCACTCACAATGTCTCCTGTTTGTACCCAAACTATACAATACCGGAGCTCTCCCCAGAAATTCCCTTCGATAAAACACTTTTTATTTCCTCCAAAAGAGATTCGGAGATCGGAGACTGCCCTTTTGAAGTTTGGTCTTTTGATTTGCTTTCCTATACGACTATGTTGGCATTCCTACATTTTGGGGGGTCAAAGATTTCGAGGCTGTCTCTTCTGACTGTTCGAGGTGTTCTGATGCAAAATCATCGGTAGAAGTCTTGTTTTGAGTAGATATCACATTTGGAGCTGATTCTACAATTGTTATATAAAAACCGAATACCGTGCTGACTAGAAGTGGCTATGTCCACGAGGGATTTGCTCTTCACCACATCCGACTGACTTGATGTGAATAAAGTGGGCTTTGATGAACTTGTTCGTTGTTTTTTGGAGGATTTTGCTGAAATTAATTTGTAGTTATGAACAAGATTTAGACGACACAATTTGATCAATAATGCTGTTCCTGATCTGACTCATCGTTTTGGTGATTTCCTGCCTCAATGTGGTTAACTAAACGCATACACTCAAATCAGATTCCAGACTCTTTCCCGACTCTGATCTGCTCAAAATAGAACGACCGAGCTGCTCGATGGATTTGGTAAGATTGGTCATGATTATGTCTCCCTTTTCTTCTGGTGAATAAGATTAGGTCACCTTCGACTGAAAAACTGTCATTTGTGTACATTTCCTCCATATCTTCTTTACTCTCTGTGTATTCTGATTTGGTCACTGGTTTTTCGACTGTTCGACTAGAGGGTGTCTTGTCTGGGGACTGTTTGGCAGAACTGGAATATTTCTCAATTGATTCGGCCAATATGGACTTGACCTCCTAATTTGGTTAGTAAGTGTGGATACAAGAGCTTGCTCGATCACGTTCTTGGCAATTTCATCAGTAAGTCGTTCGTGTCGTTCTGCTTTGTTCATTTCCTCATATTTTTTGCTGGGTTCCACTCGACGTTTCTTCTTCAGTTCTGGAAGAGAAATTGTCGATTGTAAATTGAAGAACTTGGTATAAAGTGCACGTTTCCCAGTAACTGCCGTTAATTCCATAAATACATTTTTTGGCCCTCATGGACCTGTCCTCGCTCAGTATGGCCGTGAGGATGTTCTGTGGACTCGGCTGTCCCGCGTACATGGCCTTCTTAAGACAGTGATACTTCAACATGAAATTGTTGATAACGACCTTTTTTGCCCGCTCGGCTTCCACTGGAATTTTGTGGCTGAAACTTACTTTTAATGTTTTCTGAGTCGATCTTGGAGCTTTCCGTCCACTTTTCGAGATAGTCTTTGGCCGTGAATCGGACTGCTCTCCTCTTGGAATTCTTGAGGTTGATTTTTGAAAATCCCTTAGAGAAATCTGATATTTTGAGGAAGAAGAGATTCTTTTCTTTGTCCATCTTTACTTGGGACTCCTCCATTCCGTCAATCACGTTTTCAGAAAAGATGACCAGTGCCCCATATTTGGTCGAGTACGTTTTGGCCGCCTTGAAGTAAAcaagtttatttttgtatttcccGTTTCTGTTGAAAAGTCCAACGCTGTAAATCTCCTTGTCCTTCATTATATTAACACATTTTAGACCCTGTGGCCAAGGATGACGTTTATCCGTTCCTGGTCGTCCTGTTTGACTATTTCACCTCGTCCAATGCTCAGATGGGAAAGATTGTAGGCCTTTCTTAAAGTCATACGCAAATTAACgcttaataaatgaaataataaatgaacTGGTTTTGCACTTTTAGCGATGGGGAGGTTAACCAACTAGATCCTTTCAATTGACGATAAAAGCGCAATTTGAGTTGCCATGCGCCGAGTGTATCTTACTTAGAACCACAATTTCGATTTCCACGTTACACCTAACCGGGTCGATTTATTGAGTTTCATTGTTTAATAATCATTCAAGATATATAACTACGTGCTCGTATTTATTTGCAGTATTTGGCTATGAGTACTCTTCAGTTGACATGTTATACTACAAACACACTTTTGGAAGGTTTTTccaaaaaaattagttttaaaaacaCTTACCAACATAATGGCTTAATTAGTGTTTTCAAAAGTAGATGTGCTGATCCAATACTGGTCTTATTAATTAGAAAGATTGATTGTCAACTTTCACTTTAGAAAGTAGAGTGGGCTACTTCTGAATTCAAGTCCTTATATATATTGTTCTCACATACACTTTTACTGACGATCTTTggaaatttaaaaactaaaattttcctttctataaaacaaaaatgacaatTTATTTCAGAATAGATCATCATTGAAATTCACATCTTCCAGTAGTAAAACATTaccaaacaaattattttaatgatataCAGGTTAGTCATTCTTTGACTTTTTTATTCCAACTTGAACTGTAACTGATTAGATATAATAGGCTAGTGATTAATAGTTAATTAAGGTTGGTTACCTCTGTATCTGGGAATTGCGGAAAAGGCTGTATTTAGATATCCATTTCTTGATTCAAAATTTATGTTGATTAAATAGTCCGGCCAGAATTTGCTGATTGAATGATTGTTAGAATAAaaagacatttttatttatataacttaCAACTCGCAAGTAGCAAAGAATGGGttttggaaattttgaaaataccGAACAAGGTAGATCAAAGAATTCTGTAGATCACGATGACGTGATTACCACAATATTAATCAGAATTGATAgattataatgtgaataaatttaaatttaaccaCAAATAGGTGAGCTCTACTCACTcagaaacaatgatgataatattaattaatcaaattataaattaatgaCCGTTTTGAATCCTATTCCTGCAGACAAGTTATCAAATGCCTTTTGATATTGGTCGATGGAATATCGGTGGGTAATAAGAAACGAAACATCAATCTTTCCCGACTGAATAAGATCTATAGCCTTGGGGTAACTGCAGAATAAGTCACAACTTGATACCAATTGTAAGTATTTATGAATCCCTTGACTTCCAAATACTTCCAGACAATGTTTGAGGTGGAGATGGAATCCCCCCGAGACGATAACCCAACCAAAGTTAGAACACCTCCAGGAATAGTGGCCTGAATTGAAAAATGTAAAGAATACATTGACGAGGGTTTCAATGCTCGAACTAATGCCACAACAGTCAATCGAGACGTCCGCCATTCCTCCCAACTCCTGGACAACACGGTCActaatttgtgttggtgattCGCCTCGACGAACGACCACTCCACAATCTGCCCCGTGTTTTTTGGCAAACTCGACCTTATCTTCGACAACGTCTAAAGTATGACACATCTGAGGTCCCACCAGTCACACAAATCTTGGAGGCTCCACAGACTTTGGCCACCATCATAGTCAGTATTCCAACCACGCCTAAAATAAGTTAAGACTGCCACCAATTCCGCCTATCAAAACTGTCTGGCCAATGGAAATTCCTGCACGTTTGCAGATCCCGACAGCGATCGAGAGAGGCTGGACAAGTGCCCCCTCTTCAAAGGTCATGGAGTCGGGGATTTTATAGCAGCACGACGCCTTTTGAATATGCAACTCCGTCAGTGCACCATCCTCGTTAGCGTCTCCCAAATAACTCATATTTTCGCAGATGTTTCCCCTGCCTTCTCTGCAGAATCGACACTCCTTGCACATCAGCAGTGGCTCGATTGCCACACGGTCTCCTGGTGTGTTGTGGGGATATGACACACCTGGTTTTACATTGGTGACCTTGGCTCCAACTTCTTGTACGACTCCAGCGGGCTCGTGGCCAAGTCGGAGTGGCCTATGATTGAGGCAATTGTTGAGGCCGCCGGAATTAATGCTGACAATGTCGCTGCCACACAGCCCCACCGACCGGATTTGTATTTTGGCATCTTTGAATAAATGTTAGACATTACCGTATTCACCAATGCTGGGAACTTGTTGAAATTCCTACAATTAATGAGGAATGATATTTTTACCAGTCGTAGGTCGTTGGGTCCGTACAAGACGACACTTTTGGACATTTCGCCGATTACGGCCATGTCGGCTTAAATACAAAACGTGTGATACCGGGAATGATAGAAAACGATAAGGGATTAATACTCCTAATGCTAATTTATCAAATCCGgatttagatatatctggggaATTGGTATAAAACCACAGAGTAGATATAGATTTATTATTCCTCACGCAAATATTCTACTAATACTTAAAACGAATAATTCGCTAGTTATCAGTCGCAATGAGGAGGAGTTACTCTGCAGACGACGTTTCCAAATCTGTGGAGACCCAGCCCACCTCCAACGACCGAGATGTCCGCGGTTTGTCATTTCACCACCAACCTTGCAGATTTACAGACCAATTTCGATAATCTCAACATTAACTAACAACCCTCTAAACTCGCTAATACATTATTCGAATAAATTAGATCAGTTCTGAATTGACGTGTACAACAATTCGACTGCCTTCCTGTAGTTCTCCAAAGTAAGTGGACTCTCCCCATCGTTGTGGAGAGCAGTGACTGCACCAGAGTACATCTCCTCTACACTCTGATCCACTTTCTGCTGTAATAACAACGTAAACACCCTGTCCACGACTTGTTTATACTTGCCCATTTGTCGTGCTGACGGACTATCCGCCCATTCGAAGGTCTCTCTGTCCTCAAAGGCACACTCACTCTCCCATGTGTCCCTTTTCTGCCATAATGAGAGGACTCTCACCAGGGATTCCATGTAAAGCACAACCAGGACATATTTCAGATATTCGTAGTTCTGTTTCCGAGTTGGACACCTTCAAATATTATAAGAATTCGTCACTTGGCTGATTCTAGCACAATAACTCCCCTTTTCCTGTCATATCGACTCCCACACAACTTTTTTAGCTTAAAAAAGCCATGTTCATCGAGTTTGAGGGCGGAGACTGACACCTGAATGTAATCCCAAGACAAAAACCTCAAATCTGACTTTATTGGACCCATCATGTTTCACTGAGGGCGAATTATAGACCTCATCCTTATAGATTACACTCACTGGGAATTTGCTGCTACAAATTTTGTGGTTTTTTAGAGAGGGAGGAAAAATGGAACACAATTCTGGGCAAAATTTGACTATTTGACCGACCTTTGAGTTTCTCGCattgtttctgtatatgtttgggtgtcaaATGGaagaaatttgggatttttagcATTTCTGTCGTTTCTCGATACGTGGGCAACGTTCGATCCCCGAGTTTGCTGGGAGCTCCCATTCTGAGACTTAAAGGAACTGCATCTGAGAATGTCTGGGCTGATGGCCAGTAGTTGGCCCATTCTTCATTACTGGATTCCCACTTCCCTGAATTAGGAAGTTCCTTTAAGTAAATTAGGAAATATACTCGTTTAATATTTCCTGGGCGTTCTAAAACTCTTAAAACAAGGCATTTTACTATGATGGATCAGTCGTTTAATGACTCCGGAATTGGAGACATTAAAGGAGACACAACGAAATACACTCATTTTAATAAAtgacttttattttaattaattttaaaatgtcaatTCCAATTAAAAAAGTAactatat contains:
- the LOC115229794 gene encoding sorbitol dehydrogenase-like; this translates as MCHTLDVVEDKVEFAKKHGADCGVVVRRGESPTQISDRVVQELGGMADVSIDCCGISSSIETLVNVFFTFFNSGHYSWRCSNFGWVIVSGGFHLHLKHCLEVFGSQGIHKYLQLVSSCDLFCSYPKAIDLIQSGKIDVSFLITHRYSIDQYQKAFDNLSAGIGFKTVINL
- the LOC118761451 gene encoding 28S ribosomal protein S35, mitochondrial-like; the encoded protein is MGAPSKLGDRTLPTYRETTEMLKIPNFFHLTPKHIQKQCEKLKGRCPTRKQNYEYLKYVLVVLYMESLVRVLSLWQKRDTWESECAFEDRETFEWADSPSARQMGKYKQVVDRVFTLLLQQKVDQSVEEMYSGAVTALHNDGESPLTLENYRKAVELLYTSIQN